Proteins co-encoded in one Bacillus infantis NRRL B-14911 genomic window:
- a CDS encoding SDR family NAD(P)-dependent oxidoreductase, whose protein sequence is MKKSVLITGATSGLGYDFVKLFAADGYDLVLVARNKAKLEEIKKEFQDLSVLTISKDLSIAGAAKEVYEEVSAAGISIDVLVNNAGFGLMGPFHELDIRKQAEMIQLNVTALTELTYHFLPGLKSQKDKARILNVASTAAFQPGPLMAVYYATKAYVLSLSEALAEELADTNVTVTTLCPGATKTNFASVAKVEKTKMFSGAMDSSEVAQQGYRALMAGKRVVITGTSNKLGAYAAKFLPRSAAAKIAKYVAKDA, encoded by the coding sequence ATGAAAAAATCTGTTTTAATTACAGGCGCAACCAGTGGCTTAGGATATGACTTTGTAAAATTGTTTGCTGCAGACGGTTATGACTTGGTATTGGTGGCCAGGAATAAAGCAAAGCTGGAGGAAATTAAAAAAGAGTTCCAAGATCTTTCGGTTTTAACCATCAGTAAGGATTTGAGTATAGCAGGCGCGGCAAAAGAGGTTTATGAGGAAGTCTCAGCGGCTGGAATATCCATTGATGTGTTAGTGAATAATGCAGGCTTTGGGCTTATGGGGCCATTCCATGAGCTGGATATTCGGAAGCAGGCAGAAATGATCCAATTGAATGTCACCGCCCTTACTGAGCTGACCTATCATTTTCTGCCTGGACTTAAGAGTCAAAAGGATAAGGCCAGAATCCTGAATGTTGCCAGTACTGCCGCCTTCCAGCCTGGCCCTTTAATGGCTGTTTATTATGCGACGAAAGCTTATGTATTATCATTGTCAGAAGCCCTGGCTGAAGAACTGGCAGATACAAATGTCACCGTCACCACCTTATGTCCGGGTGCCACTAAGACCAATTTTGCCTCTGTTGCAAAGGTGGAAAAAACCAAAATGTTCAGCGGAGCCATGGATTCAAGTGAGGTTGCACAGCAGGGATACCGGGCCCTGATGGCTGGAAAGCGTGTGGTCATTACGGGCACCTCGAATAAGCTTGGGGCCTATGCCGCAAAATTTCTTCCAAGAAGCGCGGCGGCCAAGATCGCTAAATATGTTGCAAAAGACGCTTAA
- a CDS encoding ArsR/SmtB family transcription factor, whose amino-acid sequence MGQQAIEVFRSCIPLFTALSDPARQDIILLLADHESLSVNEIADQSALSRPAISHHLKILREQKLVAMEQRGTQRYYSLTLDQSVEMLKALIHIVESECL is encoded by the coding sequence ATGGGACAGCAGGCAATTGAAGTATTCCGTTCATGCATACCGCTTTTCACGGCATTAAGCGATCCCGCAAGACAGGATATCATTTTACTCTTGGCCGATCATGAAAGCTTAAGTGTAAATGAAATAGCGGATCAGTCTGCCTTATCCAGGCCGGCTATTTCCCATCATTTAAAAATCCTTCGGGAGCAGAAGCTTGTTGCAATGGAACAGCGGGGTACGCAGCGTTATTATTCCCTTACACTGGACCAATCAGTTGAGATGCTGAAGGCCCTGATCCATATCGTTGAGTCGGAGTGTTTGTAA
- a CDS encoding phosphotransferase enzyme family protein — MKERYERLSGGFHNEVFYDKNDNRIIRISANGKSAEEVRQELKWMDFLHRNGIPLSKPAQEIELEGRLVKTHFEFVKGNPVDVTDPAHWNERNFEQFGRILGRMHALSKEYRIEGNRRPVWTKENPDVFGIKNDLAGWLEKEYDRLMEDLQPYKLSLDTFGLIHNDFHQGNFIVRENGEIVVIDFDECACNWFAQDLAVLFYHAYWQQDSFIGEAEAFSRWFMHHVFSGYQSETELHPDTIAQIPIFLKLREIFLFQLFRRKWDKAHLEDWQEYTLEDLKRKIKNREPYAGVEDFSAYL, encoded by the coding sequence ATGAAAGAGAGATATGAGCGTCTCAGCGGCGGTTTCCACAATGAAGTATTCTACGATAAAAACGATAATAGAATCATAAGGATTTCTGCTAACGGCAAGTCAGCAGAAGAAGTACGGCAGGAGCTTAAGTGGATGGATTTCTTACACAGAAACGGAATTCCTTTATCAAAACCTGCCCAGGAAATCGAACTGGAAGGCAGACTGGTAAAGACTCACTTCGAATTTGTCAAAGGGAACCCTGTTGACGTGACCGATCCCGCCCATTGGAACGAAAGGAATTTTGAACAGTTCGGCCGGATATTGGGGAGGATGCACGCTTTATCAAAAGAATATAGGATTGAGGGTAATAGGCGGCCTGTTTGGACGAAAGAGAATCCGGATGTGTTTGGCATCAAAAATGATCTTGCTGGCTGGCTAGAGAAGGAATATGACCGTCTGATGGAAGACCTGCAGCCATATAAACTGTCCCTGGACACTTTTGGGCTCATCCACAATGACTTTCATCAAGGGAATTTTATCGTTCGGGAAAATGGGGAAATCGTGGTAATCGACTTTGACGAATGCGCCTGTAATTGGTTCGCGCAGGATCTGGCCGTGCTGTTTTACCACGCCTACTGGCAGCAGGACTCGTTCATCGGGGAGGCAGAAGCTTTCTCACGCTGGTTTATGCATCATGTTTTTAGCGGATATCAGTCCGAAACAGAGCTCCATCCCGACACAATTGCCCAGATACCGATTTTTTTAAAATTAAGGGAGATTTTCTTATTTCAGTTATTCCGCCGAAAATGGGATAAAGCTCATTTAGAAGATTGGCAGGAATATACACTCGAGGATTTGAAGCGGAAGATTAAGAATCGTGAACCTTATGCGGGAGTAGAGGACTTCTCTGCTTATCTATGA
- the hpaB gene encoding 4-hydroxyphenylacetate 3-monooxygenase, oxygenase component, whose protein sequence is MGIRNGKEFIERLDLMENEVWLDGERVAGKISEHPAFKGIVTAKASLYDKQCDPQLQEELTFRIPGTAELAGLSYLRPQTKEDLLKRRKMTEHWAMSTHGMMGRSPDYMNTAVMSLAASASVLAGRENCFPGHVQALYERAIHEDLSFTHTLITPQVNRSAFYLGSDTPISAKVVEKNHNGLVIKGARLLATQGGLTDELLVLSSPGRFDTEEAFAFSIPSNTDGLRFICRGSFAGDGSAFDYPLSSHYDEMDAIVVFDDVLVPWERVFLYDNVEAALAFKNKSSFHSFAYHQALIRQIVKTEFILGIAESIVKCLNVSEYQHIQAKMAEIIIGLESMKALLEKSENDAIPDEFGCMRPSIVPLQIASNLFPELYPRFCEIIQVIGASGLTSLPTEKDFESGIRADLDQYLQAEGLNAKERVQLFRLAWDLTMSPFGTRQTHYERYFSGDPVRLASTLYHTYPKEDFVRNISEFLQQRKSD, encoded by the coding sequence ATGGGAATTCGGAATGGGAAGGAATTCATTGAACGATTGGATCTGATGGAAAATGAGGTCTGGCTGGACGGGGAAAGGGTCGCGGGGAAAATTTCGGAGCATCCTGCTTTTAAAGGAATTGTGACGGCAAAGGCCTCTCTCTATGATAAGCAATGCGATCCGCAATTGCAGGAAGAGCTGACATTTCGCATACCTGGCACCGCAGAGCTGGCAGGCCTGTCATACCTGAGGCCTCAAACAAAAGAGGATCTGCTGAAGAGAAGAAAAATGACTGAGCATTGGGCAATGAGCACCCACGGCATGATGGGCAGAAGCCCGGATTATATGAATACGGCGGTCATGAGCCTTGCTGCCTCTGCCTCTGTCCTCGCGGGCAGGGAAAACTGTTTTCCCGGGCATGTGCAGGCACTTTATGAACGTGCTATCCATGAGGATCTCTCGTTCACGCACACGCTCATCACCCCCCAGGTCAACCGTTCTGCCTTCTACTTGGGCTCTGACACCCCGATCTCGGCGAAGGTAGTGGAGAAGAACCATAATGGCCTGGTCATCAAGGGCGCCCGCCTTTTGGCGACCCAGGGAGGATTGACCGATGAACTGCTGGTGCTCAGCTCACCCGGCAGGTTTGATACGGAGGAGGCATTTGCTTTTTCCATCCCCTCCAACACGGATGGGCTGCGATTCATCTGCAGGGGATCCTTTGCAGGCGATGGCTCTGCCTTTGATTACCCCCTCAGCTCCCATTACGATGAAATGGATGCTATCGTCGTGTTTGATGATGTCCTGGTCCCTTGGGAAAGGGTATTTCTCTATGACAATGTCGAGGCTGCGCTGGCGTTCAAAAATAAGAGCAGCTTCCATTCCTTTGCCTATCACCAGGCATTGATCAGGCAGATCGTAAAAACGGAATTCATCCTCGGCATTGCCGAATCTATTGTAAAGTGCCTCAATGTCAGTGAATATCAGCATATACAAGCCAAGATGGCCGAAATCATCATAGGCCTCGAATCGATGAAAGCGCTGCTCGAGAAGTCAGAAAACGATGCAATTCCCGATGAATTTGGATGCATGCGCCCGAGCATTGTCCCTCTCCAGATTGCCAGTAATCTTTTCCCTGAACTATATCCCCGTTTTTGCGAGATCATCCAGGTTATCGGCGCAAGCGGCCTGACTTCACTGCCGACTGAAAAAGATTTTGAATCAGGCATCCGGGCTGACCTTGATCAATATCTTCAAGCGGAAGGCTTGAATGCAAAGGAACGGGTCCAGCTCTTCCGTTTGGCCTGGGATTTGACGATGAGCCCCTTTGGCACAAGGCAGACCCATTACGAAAGATATTTCTCCGGCGATCCGGTCCGGCTTGCAAGCACTTTATATCATACTTATCCAAAGGAAGACTTTGTCCGCAACATCAGTGAATTCCTGCAGCAGCGAAAATCAGATTAG
- a CDS encoding DUF817 domain-containing protein, producing MQVIGGAQQLCRFGWEQALSCLFPVVIFASLALTKIIPLPFLPRYDWLLLICLVMQWVMLRSGLETRDELKVITLFHLIGLALELFKVHMGSWSYPEEGFFKVGGVPLYSGFMYASVASYLCQAWRRLKVELVEWPPFWLVVPLAAAIYLNFFTHHYWMDIRWWLSGLVIIVFWRSWVIYEVGGIKHRMPISLSFVLIGFFIWIAENIATFFGAWEYPNQQDAWSLVHLGKVSSWLLLVIVSFLIVATLKLVKGKSH from the coding sequence ATGCAGGTCATTGGAGGAGCACAGCAGCTCTGCCGTTTTGGCTGGGAGCAGGCGTTGTCCTGCCTTTTCCCTGTCGTTATCTTTGCTTCCTTGGCCCTGACGAAGATCATCCCGCTTCCGTTCCTGCCGCGGTATGACTGGCTGCTCCTCATCTGCCTTGTGATGCAATGGGTGATGCTGCGCTCAGGACTTGAAACGCGCGATGAATTAAAGGTTATCACACTTTTTCACCTGATCGGGCTTGCGCTTGAGCTGTTCAAGGTCCATATGGGCTCCTGGTCTTATCCGGAAGAAGGCTTCTTCAAGGTTGGAGGCGTACCGTTATACAGCGGATTCATGTATGCGAGCGTTGCCAGCTATCTTTGCCAGGCGTGGCGGAGGCTGAAGGTTGAACTGGTAGAGTGGCCGCCGTTTTGGCTGGTTGTCCCGCTGGCTGCTGCCATCTACCTGAACTTTTTCACACATCATTATTGGATGGACATCCGCTGGTGGCTCTCGGGGCTTGTAATCATAGTCTTTTGGCGTTCCTGGGTCATTTATGAGGTTGGAGGAATCAAGCACCGTATGCCGATTTCCCTATCATTCGTACTGATCGGATTTTTTATCTGGATAGCAGAAAATATCGCCACCTTTTTCGGGGCGTGGGAATATCCGAACCAGCAGGATGCCTGGAGCCTTGTCCACCTTGGCAAGGTAAGCTCCTGGCTGCTGCTGGTGATTGTCAGCTTCCTGATTGTTGCGACACTGAAGCTGGTCAAGGGGAAGTCCCATTAA
- a CDS encoding helix-turn-helix domain-containing protein, which produces MAIIIRIDVMLAKRKMSVTELSERVGITMANLSILKNGKAKAIRLTTLEAICKALDCQPGDILEYQKDDEEPER; this is translated from the coding sequence ATGGCAATTATCATTCGTATCGACGTGATGCTGGCGAAACGCAAAATGAGCGTGACTGAGCTGTCAGAAAGGGTCGGCATCACCATGGCCAATCTTTCCATATTGAAAAATGGAAAAGCAAAAGCAATCCGGCTGACGACTCTGGAAGCCATCTGCAAGGCGCTGGACTGCCAGCCGGGGGATATCCTGGAATACCAAAAGGACGATGAAGAGCCGGAACGATGA
- a CDS encoding DUF2975 domain-containing protein yields MKRETLFLKIAIFLIGAPILALCLFGLPSLAINASQSGLGWRNLLYGILAVMYISAIPFFAALFQAFKLLNYIDHNNAFSEMAVRALRTIRNCAAAIMLLYTAAMPLFYFAAEIDDAPGIILIGLIIIFGSVVIAVFAAVLQKLLKNAIDIKSENDLTV; encoded by the coding sequence ATGAAAAGGGAAACACTCTTTTTGAAAATAGCCATCTTCCTTATCGGGGCTCCGATACTGGCATTATGTTTATTCGGACTGCCTTCTCTTGCAATCAATGCAAGCCAAAGCGGTTTGGGATGGCGGAATCTGCTGTATGGCATTTTGGCGGTTATGTATATATCGGCCATTCCGTTTTTCGCTGCTTTGTTTCAGGCATTTAAGCTTTTAAATTATATCGACCATAACAACGCATTCTCAGAAATGGCTGTGAGGGCTTTGAGGACGATAAGAAATTGTGCCGCTGCGATTATGCTGCTGTATACAGCTGCTATGCCGCTCTTTTATTTTGCGGCAGAGATCGACGATGCCCCCGGCATCATCCTGATCGGATTGATCATCATTTTCGGTTCCGTTGTGATTGCTGTATTTGCCGCTGTCCTCCAAAAATTACTGAAGAATGCGATCGATATCAAGTCAGAAAATGATCTGACGGTCTGA